TTACAATACGCAATATTCGCTCCCATGAATTGTAAAGCCTCAACCAGTATTCCGATAGGTCTTTCGCGCATTCGCGTACTTCCGGTAAGTGTTATTTTATAATTCTGACACGCTGAATAATACGCCGTTAAAAAGCGCATGGCCGTTCCGGCATGATGAACATCTACAGTGCCGTTTTTAATTTTTAGACCTTTTTTAAGCGCAATAGTATCATCGCTTTCCGAAAGGTTCTGGATGGTAATATTCGGAAACTGCGCCTGTAAAATCAACAAACGATTTGATTCACTTTTAGAACCGCCAATATTAATTTTTACATGTTCTAATGGAAATTTTCCTCTTTTTAGTTTGGCTTTCATTTTCCCGCATCGTTTTCCTTCAACTTTGCCCGAAATTTACCGAAAGTAACCAGAAAACCGTAGGCAAAAGCAGCAACAATAAGGGTGAGAAAAAACAACAACGGATCTCTCTCCGTAAAAAAGCCAAAATCAAAACCTTCTATTGCCCACTTTATGATTGCAAAAATTAGTGCAAAAGCGATTGCTAGCGAGAATACCGATTTCCAAAACCCCTTGGTGTTTAGAACTCTTTTAAACATGTTATTTTAGTTTTTTATTACCGTGATGCCTGTCGTGATCGCGTTTGGTTTTTAAATCTAATTTTTTTTGAAAAGCTTCTTCAATATCTACACCCGTTTGATTTGCGAGACATAACACCACAAAAATAACATCTGCAAGCTCTTCGCCCAAATCTTTATCTTTGTCGCTTTCTTTTTCACTTTGTTCGCCGTATCTGCGGGCAATAATTCGGGCCACTTCACCTACCTCTTCGGTGAGCTGTGCCATATTAGTAAGCTCATTAAAGTAGCGAACGCCGTGTTCTTTTATCCAAGTATCTACGGCTTTTTGTGCGTTTTTAATATCCATTATGCCTTTGAAAGTACAACTTTTT
This region of Aequorivita marisscotiae genomic DNA includes:
- a CDS encoding nucleotide pyrophosphohydrolase produces the protein MDIKNAQKAVDTWIKEHGVRYFNELTNMAQLTEEVGEVARIIARRYGEQSEKESDKDKDLGEELADVIFVVLCLANQTGVDIEEAFQKKLDLKTKRDHDRHHGNKKLK